In Setaria italica strain Yugu1 chromosome IX, Setaria_italica_v2.0, whole genome shotgun sequence, the genomic stretch AGCATCAAGCTCCCCGAACTAGCCTTCGCACTCGTAGCCTCGTCGAAGACTTCGTGGAAGTACCTTCTGTGCGCGAACTGCTCGGTGCCGTAGATGTTCCCCAGTAGCACAGTACCAATGATGCCGTCCATGAGGCCGGAGATGCGATCCTCCAGGAACACTGGTTTGCTTCCAGCAGTGGTGAGGCGGTTTATGAGTTTGTGAACCTACTAATCATGATGCATGGCCCAAAGATTTGGGTTGGTTATAGTCTATCTTCGATTCTTTTCTAAAATACTTTGTGCATTGCAAATTATAGTTTACTTTAGTTCTGTTGTAAACAAGACTTCTTTTAACtttcactggtagaaaactcggctttagtcctgattggtagAGGTCAAATCTCTCTAAAAGCCATCCGGGATATAGTTTTCGAGATGAAAGAGGGTCCCACCCGGGACTAATTCGAGCCATGCCCGAACAAACTCCCCTACGTAGATGGGAAGGTACTGGATGGTGAAGTAATCATCATCCACTCCACCGGCTCGGCAAGCGAGCTGGAAGTCTTTGAGCCATACACTGAGGTTCGTCTTCCCAGTGTACTTGGCGATGTTGGTGGGCGGTTCGAGGCATTATGGGAACGATGCTTTCTAGATGCGGCGACCAAAGGCCTGCGGTCCCGGGCCGTCCGAGCTGGGGCTTCAGTTGTTGTACCGGTCACTCGATCGGCCGCCACGCCTAGGGTGCATCTCCTTGTACTCCTCGACGGGCCAACTAGGCTCGTGCCGCCAGTGCTCGCCGACGTTTGGTGGACATCAGCGTCGTGCCAAGCCTGGCGTCAAGTGTTGGTGACGCTGCAAGCGTCACGGTTTGGCCCGAGTCGGGCTGCGGCGCGATTGCGGTGCCCTACCCCACTCAATGCGGCTGCTGTGGTAGTCAGACGGAGCGATTCGATTGGTGCAGCCCAAATCCCCGATCGGGCAAGAGGCCGCGTGCCGCCGTCGCGATGCGGAgctttctgcctgctggacgACGGTGGTCTCCACCAGTGCCCGGAGGTTCCAGCGTACACCTGCACTTGCGGGTCGGTAGGCTCAGGGGGGCTACGTAGAAGCTTCGCTGCAGTGGTGATGTTCTGGCCAGCCTGAGCAAACTGTGGGGGGTCGTCCGCCCAGCTAGGATGTTACGTTGGACCTAGCAGGCGCGGCCTCGAGCGTCGCTCACCGGGTTGCGCTTGTGCGGCTCAGAGCATGCTGCTGGGTGCGCCGGCACGGGTGGCTGCTGGGCCTGCCACCATTGTTGCAGCTCGTCGCTGTGTGCCTGCGCCTGCGTCAGGGCCTCCGCGTGGTAGTCCGGTGGGGTGTGAGTCTGCTgagactccaccacctccgatGGCTATTCCGGGGCATCCACCATGATGCACTCCCGAGATAGAGAATGGCTAAACGCCAAGATGTTGTCGATGCTATAGCCGTCGCTCTCTATCTCCTCATCGCAAAGGTCGTGGAAGGAGGCGGGAGCGTAATCCGTCATTTCCAGGAACTCGCATGGGTGAGGGGGCGACGTCATGACCCTCCAGAGCCCCTGTGCATACGCGTCTACAGGGGACGCGAGACCACAGGGCAACCAGCCGCATGGTGAGTGTGGCGGAGACAGTGAGGTCTCTCCGAAGAGTTGGCAGAAAGTGTTGATCACTGAGTACATGATAATGTCCACGTCACTCACCGTAGGGTTCGAGCCCAACACGGACTCGATGCAGAGCGCGAGCGCCTTAACGTCGAGATCGTCGAGCAGCTCACGGTCGATGGagggagctcctcctcctgggacGCCGGGGCGGGCGCCTACTCACGAAGGTGAAGTACGCCGAGCTGGTCGGCGACAAAGTCCAGACTCTCGAAGTAGAAGGTCTGGGACGGCGCGAAGACGGGTGGAACCCACACCCTCCGAGCGGGGGCACGGGAAACTCCAGCGAGCCAGAGTGAATCGTATCGCTTGAGCCCGCCATGACAAAAGTGGTGGGAAGCTGGGCCATCCGATGACCGAAGACGCAAACGCACGACGTGCTCCACATGGACAGCGCCAACTGTCAGTGCGGAATTGGTTCGACAAATAAATATTAGTAGTTTTAccgtgcgttagatcggatatggcctagcacacaatgacacaggatttatactggttcgggcaacgtgCCCTATGTCTAGTTCAAGATCGGTCGGTCGACTGTATTCCTGAGCCCACGTGCtcgaagtttgcagtgggggtacaaacgagtgAGGGATGAGAAGGTGGTGTTCGAGACCCGGTCGTGCTCTGGTCCGAGTGGAGGAGAGTGACGGGGACTCGAACATGCACTAAGTGTTGGAGAGAGTGTTCGAGTGCGTATGAGCGTCGGAGTGTCTCGAGAGAGCCAGAGAGTCTCCCCTCTCTCCAGGGAGAGATAGCGCGCCCCCCTTTATAGTTCAAGGGGACggccttacaagtcagagagagggagagaaaaagGTGCACGGGTGCTACCAAATCTTGTAAGTGCCCTCGTCGTCGGGTACGGGATGGCCATCGCCCTCCATCCCTGTTCATCTTGTCCAGTCGCTCCGTCGTGGCAGGTAGGTAGCATAGTGTCTGCCTGACATGGCGGGACGACACTGTGTGGTGCGTGCGCAGGGCGTGACAGGGTGCGGTCTTTTGTACGGTAGGTGACCTGAGTGCCTCTCCTTATCCGTTTCACCTACTCCTCGGGTCCACACCGAGCGGGCGTCCCCGGTCGGTCATCTTAGTCGGTCCTGACTGTGTCGGTCGGGGGAGCGGCGTGAGTCGGTCCAGCATATCCCCAGTCGGGGGGAGCTTGATTGGGGTCGGACTGTGATCTCAGCCCCGACCAGGCCTTCTGGTCGGGGTGCTGACCAGGCCTCCAGGTCGGAGGCGGCGGTCGGTGGTCGGATCAAGATCTCGTCCTGGCGTCGCATATCTGGGCCGGCCCAGGTGTGCGTTGTCGCTGTGCCTCTTGTTGGGCCGAGCGTTGCGGAAAGGCGGTCCTATGGGGAACCCtaggtctatggacccgtcactcTCATGCCCTCAGATCCGGAAACGGAGGACCAGAACCCAACTCCGACGAGCCCCTATCCGTGGGCATGGCAGTGCCACCTGACGAACAGCATCGTCCCCTTCCCATGCCTCTCTaactctctctccccctctccgtTATTTCCTTCCCAGGTCTCTCTaactctctctccccctctccgtTATTTCCTTCCCAGGTCAAACCCATTAGTCAAACCCATAGACCAAGTAAAGCCCGAGTGAGCCCAAAAGCACCAACAGGCCATTAACGTGCAATTAGGCCCATTAAACCCAACAGGTTTATGTTAATCCATTTTTCAAATTAATTAAATAGCCAAACTTATAACTATAATATCTCAATCGTCTCAACTCCAATTCACATGATTCTTTTTCCTAAATTCTTCTAAAAACATATATTATCTATCCCTCCTATCCTCATCTCCTTTTTTGctcattttattttgtgtttgtGCTTGTTTGTGTTTGTTTGTCTTTTGTGCCGTTGTTGCCATAGCTGATGGAGTGATCGAGAAGGAGAACCAGTTTGGAGGCCAGTACTGTGAGTCGGAGTACGAAGGGCAGGACCGCGAGCCGGAATCAGAAGCCCCGTACCACGAGCCGGAGTTGCctgaaggctttgaagacggcaagtccaacctaTTCCATTTTGATcatatttatcccagttttcaaacacaacccgTAGAAGCCTTTTTATAAACCCTAAccctatacatatatatatatatatacatatatatatacatatatatatatatacatatatatatacatatatatatatgctcagAGTATTTTACTACTTGATCTAGTTAAAACGCAGTTGGATAGCCACTCCCAGGAACACACACGAACACGAGTAGACGCAAGAGGATTTTGTGCTGCGATGAAGCTGCAACTTTTCTGTTGTTGTATTCTCTTTTTTATTGACTGATTACAACTGAAAGGAAAATGAGCTCACGAGCGCCTCTCTCGCCGTGACAATGCCACGTCCATCCTCGCGACGCACGACGCGAGAGCGTATCCCGTAGCCCAAAGACTCGGTCTGCTGTGAGCTAGTCTCGCCACGACCTGAACTAACATGCAAGGCCATCACACAACTTGTGGGCTCATGCATGTAACAGACACGACACAAAATAAAGCAACTAAGACACGTACAAGATTTGGCTAACATTGGATCCATAAGCGGTCTTGGTAATATAAGCTGGTCATGACTCATGATCTCTGCCACTTGAACCTGGTCGGCACAAGCACGAGGGGGACCTTCTTGTTGACGGTGAGCCCTCCTGCTTCTGCCATGCTCACATCCTTAGCCGTCATACCATCCGGGAGCTCCCACTCGAAGCAGTGGAGCAGGTTGGCCAGCGTGAACTCTACTGTGGTCATCCCCATGGCCAACCCAGGGCACATCCTACGTCCAGCGCCAAATGGCAGAAGCTCGAAATGCGCCCCATTGAAGGTGACACCATTCCCCGCAAACCTTTCCGGGTCAAACTCCTTGGGGTTGCTCCAGATTGCAGGGTCTCTGCCAATTGCCCACACGTTTACAAAGATCCTTGTCTTGGCAGGTACATCGTATCCGCAGATCTTGATGTGCCGCATGGTCTCCCTCGGAACTAGAAGCGGTACCGCCGGGTGTAGCCGTAGCGTCTCCTTTACCACcatcttagggcctgtttggatccaagggctaaattttagctctgcacttttagcccaaaatttagctcttgggatccaaacaggtgggctaaaagtgtagaatagctaaactttagctcctaaattttagcccccaaagaggccctaaaaggggctaaaagtgctcCTCCCTCCCAATTTCCACACCCTGCCCCTCCTTCCTCTTTCCTCTCCGCGTGGTCCCCCTCCCgcacccctccctctcctccgcctcccacgcTCACCTCCTCTGGCCggcccgccacctccgcctggccccgcctccttcgctcgccaccgccgccccgcctcgccggcaccggcgccgccggccgccagatCTGGGGGCCACGACCGCCGGCAGGAGGGCGGACGGGGAgttcgcccgccgccgccgccgcctccggtggcGTCGACGGCCATGGGTTTTGCGCGCAGGCCGCCTGCGCCTCCGCAGGCTGCTCAAGCGGTGGTGGCCAGGGGACCGGCTGCGAACTCTGCCTCGTTGTccacggcttcatcgacaacgTCCAGCTCACCGCCGACCTCAGCAGCCTCGTCGCGGCAGCTGCTGTCCGAGACCACCGCGGCCGTCGCCGACGGCAACCGCACCGCGGCCGCTGCTCACCTCGCGGCCCTGAAGATGACCGTGAACCTGCGCGGCGACGCGGAACAGAGGCTGGTGGCCATGATGGCGGCTGCCCTATCCTCCCGCATCGGTCCGTCCTCATCTCAACAACTCGCAGAGCTATGCGGCCCCGAGCAGCGTGCGGCGTGCCAACTCTTGCACGACGTCTCCCCCTGCTTCGGCCTCGCCCTCCACGGCGCCAACCTCGCCATCCTCAACGCCGCGGCCGGGCAGCGCGCCATCCACCTGATCGACTTCGACGTCAGCGTCGCGCAGCACATCGCCCTCATCCAAGCCCTCGCCAGCCGTTGGAGTCATTAATAAGGGCAAATCAGTCATTGTTTGAtgaggactaaaatttagcccatggatccaaacatcctagcaaaactaaattttaagggctaaattttaggagctaaattttagtccatgaactttggatccaaacaccaccttaagATACTTGAGTTTGGGCAAGTCGTTCGGCTCTACCCTCTCTTTGTTGCCCACCGCTGCTCTTATCTCGTCTTGTGCCTTCTTAAGAACCTCCGGATTTCGAATCAGCTCAGCCATTGCCCAGACCACCGTGACCGAGCTCGTGTCAACTCCACCGATGAACGCATCCTGAAAGATTGTATGCATATAACggttataaataaaataatatatagCTCTGTAAATCCTGTTTTCTACTGTAAATTTTATATGTTGATGACGTTGCGTACCGATAACATTCCCTTGATGTGGTCTCTAGTGAACCAACTGAAAGTGCCCTCGTGCTCCTTGGTGAGGCCAATAAGGACGTCGATGAAGCTAGGTCCATTGTCCGGTGTGGGGCGGGACGGGTGGAGGTGGCTGTCGATAATCTTGTCGAAGAAAGCGTCGAGCTCCCAAAATACCTTCTCACGGCGGGAGACGAGGCCAGTGAGATGGTCCACAAGGCGACCCAAGACGTTGGGGAAGTAGTCCTCGGCGGAGAAGCTGCTCTTTACAGCCATGGCCTCATCGAACAGATCGTGGAAGTGCTTCTTGTGTGCAAACTGCTCTGAACCGTATATGCTCCCAAGTGCCACCGTGCCGACAATGCCGTCCATGAGCGTGAAGATGTGATCCTCCAGGTACAGTGGTCTCCGTCCTCCGCTGGTTAAGCGGCCGATGAGTTTGTCCACCTCGGCTTCCCTGGCTGGCCAGGTGGCCTGGACGCGGCGCGCGTTGAGGAGCTCGACAACGATGAGCTTGCGCATCTCGCGCCAGCAGTCGCTGTAGGGCGTGAACGCCACGTCCTTGTAGCCGTACGTCAACCGCCGCGCCCCCGGTGTGTCCGGCCGGCTGCAGAACGCGGCGTCGTGCGTCTTCAgcacctccctcgccgcctccgccgacgacaccaccactgtcggcgCGCTGCCCAGCCGGAGCAGCATCACTGGCCCGTGACGCCGTGCCAACTCGCCGAGGCTCCGGTGCGGCAGCGCGCCCATGATCTGGTGCCGGTTGCCCAGGACAGGCAGCCTCATTGGACCGGGCGGCAGGTGGAGGCGGCCCCCTTTGGTGGAGAAGTGTTAGTGCAACAGCTGACGGGCAACAGTCAGCAGCGACATCGTCTGGAGCAGCTGCAGCGTAGGCAAAGGAAGCTGGGCCGCGCCGAGGCAACCGGCCCAGGAAGGCTAACGTTCTGATGTATGGCCCAGAATGGGTGTAAcctgtgtgtgcgtgcgtgagTCCGCTAGTCATAAAAGGAGGCGCGTGAGAAGGAATAGGCATCGAAAAGAACATCTGTAACAACTATCCTCTGTTCTAAGAACTATCCGTCCGATCCCATCTAAGTTCTTGCTTCCAATCCTAAATTCTCTGCTATATTCCTGCCCTTGCTTCTGTGTTGCTAACATCTGGTATCAGAGACACCGATTCCTGCGGAAAGCCACGTCGATCTGGATCCGCTCCTGAATCACGAACACTTTACTCGCCGTCAGAGACGTCTGGGCGCCATGGATCCCAATACCAAGCTGTTGCTGGATGAGATGGACAAGCGCTTCTCTGCCCTAGATGCCAAGTGGGAGAAGAAGTTTGAGGATCTGGCGCATGCCAAGGAGGGGCACCTAGGTGTTCTGGAAAATGCTCAGGAAGAAATCATATCCTGGAAGCCGTCCGTTGATGCGGCCATGGAGGGTATCAAGCTTGAGCTCAAGCGGCTCACCAAGCAATGGGACCGCTCTGTGATGGAGAGCACTGTGGTTGATGCGGGCTTACTCACCAAGCCTGAGTCGGTGGCCGCGCGCCCACCTGCCGGATTTTCCACCGACGGGCCCAGTGGGCACCACGACGAACTCCATCATCGGGATCAGGGATTTCAGTCCATGGCGACCTTAATTCCTGGCCCGGTCAAGGGTATGACCGATTCTTACTCACATCCTTCACATGCTAAATTCCATGGCTCTCTGTATGATTCCTCTGTTGTGCGGGCTCGGTCTGCTGATCAGGTGCCTCGCTTCGGGGGCAAATTGCCGAAGATTTCGTTTCCTGTGTTTGATGGGTACCACCCTAGATTATGGATCTCTAGGTGTGAGATATATTTTGACATGTTCCATGTAGATCCAGTCGATTGGATTAGGGTGGCTTCCATGCATGTCTCTCCTGCTGTGGCTTGTTGGTTTCAGTCTGTCGAACGGAAATACCCGTTGCTCAACTGGCCTTTGTTTTGTTCTGCTTTGCATGAGCGCTATGGCAAAGATCAGTATCAGTTGCTGCTTAGGCAATTATTTCGTATCAAACAATTAGGTTCAGTTGCCGAGTACATTGATCAGTTTAGCACTTTAGTGGATCAATTATCTGCTTATGAGTCAGTTCCTGACCCATTGTTCTTTTGTACTCGATTTGTTGATGGTTTGCGTGATGATCTTCGCGCTGTTGTCCTTGTTCAACGTCCGTCAGACTTGGATACTGCTTGTGCTCTCgcccttttgcaggaagaagtgGCTGAACCGGCCAAGCGCAAGGACTTTCGTAAACCTGAAGCTGTTTCCTGGGGCAAATATTCTGCAAAGAATCCCTTGCCtttacctgcaccaccaccatccATGGGTTCTGTCAAGTTAACTTTACCTGTGGATCAACGTTCTCTTCCAGCGGCTCGATCAGTTGAAGACAAGGTTTCTGCTCTTCGTGCCTTCAGGCGTGCTAAGGGACTGTGTGACAGGTGTGCTGAAAAGTGGCATCGGGGTCACACTTGTGCTACCACAGTTCAACTGCAAGCAATTCAGTTAGTGTGGGAACTCTTCAATGTTGAGGAATTATAGGCTCCTTCAGAGTCTGGGGTATCTCCGGAGGATCATCTATTTTTAGCCATTTCTGCAGAGGCTGTTTCTGGTGCTGAAGGAAAACGGTCCATGCAGTTGCTTGGGGAGATGAATGGTTGCAAGGTCCACATCCTTATTGATTCTGGAAGCACAAATTCTTTTATCAGTCAACAAGTTGTGGATCACATGCCTGCTTTGTCTCTGTGCTCAGCCAATGTGCAAGTTAAAGTTGCTAATGGGGGTCTCATGGCTTGTGTCTCGGCTGTTTCTCAGGCCACTTGGACAATTCAGGGTTGTGTTTTTCAGCAGCAACTAAAAATTTTGCCATTGCAGTCTTATGACATCATTTTGGGAATGGATTGGTTGGAACATTTTAGCCCCATGAAGGTCCATTGGCGCCACAAATGGATGATCATTCCTTATGCTGGATCTTCAGCTGTTCTCCAGGGTCAGTCATCTGATTGTGATCAGGAGTTGTTGATTCAGATAAATACAATATCTCAGCAGTCATCTTCAGATGGGGTGAGTGAGTTTCATCCTGACATTGCCAAACTGTTAGAGCAATTCCAAGTTGTGTTTGCTTCTCCTACTGCTTTACCTCCTGTCAGGGACTGTGATCATAGTATACCTCTAATTCCTGGGGCTCGGCCTTTTACTATCAGACCTTACAGATATCCTCCCTCACTGAAAGATGAGATTGAATGGCAAGTTGCTGAAATGGTTCAATTGGGTATCATTAGACCCAGTTCTTCTCCATTTTCTTCCCCTGTGCTATTGGTCAGGAAAAAGGATGGCACCTTTCGGTTCTGTGTGGATTACAGATATCTGAATGCTCTCACACTTAAAGGGAAGTTTCCTATTCCTGTCTTTGACCAGCTGATGGATGAGTTGGCAGGTGCTAGCTGGTTTGCAACTCTGGATTTGATTTCGGGTTATCATCAAGTTCGGTTAAAACCAGGAGAAGAATATAAAACCGCATTTCAAACTCACCATGGGCAGTTTGAGTTTCTGGTCATGGCTTTTGGATTGTCTGGTGCTCCTGGAACTTTTCAGGGTGCTATGAATTCCACTTTAGCTCCCTTACTCAGGCGATGTGTTATTGTGTTCTTTGATGATATTCTTATTTACAGCAAATCCTTTGAGGACCACATAACACATTTGAAGGAGGTGTTAACTCTATTGCAGCAACACCAGTGGCATGTCAAGTTATCTAAGTGCAAGTTTGCACAGAGGGAGATTTCTTACTTGGGCCACAGAATTAGTCAGGCTGGTGTTTCTACAGATGAAGCCAAAGTGGAGGCTATTGTTAGTTGGCCAATGCCGACCTCAGTCAAGGAGTTAAGAAGCTTTTTGGGGTTAGCTGGTTACTACAGGAAATTTGTGAAACACTTTGCTGTGATTGCCAAGCCCCTCACTGATTTGCTCAAAAAAAGGTGTGTTGTTTGTGTGGACACAAGATCAGGAGTTAGCCTTTGCTACCTTGAAACAAGCTCTTAGTTCTGCTCCTGTGTTAGCCTTGCCTGACTTCTCTAGGCAGTTTTGCATTGAAACAGATGCTTGCAAAAATGGGGTTGGTGCTGTTCTTATCCAAGATGGGCATCCCTTAGCCTTCATTAGTAAACCTCTGGGAGTTAAAACTCAAGGGCTGTCTACTTATGAGAAAGAATATTTGGCCATTTTGATTGCTATTGAGCAGTGGAGATCTTATTTGTTACATGCTGAATTTATTATCTTCACTGATCAAAAGAGCCTGATGCATTTAAATGAGCAAAGACTGAACACACCTTGGCAGCAGAAAGTTTTTACCAAGTTATTGGGGATGCAGTACAAAGTTGTCTATAAACCAGGGTCTGAAAATCGAGTGGCAGATGCCTTGTCCAGAAGAGTTCAAGAGGGTCCTGCTTGTTTATCTATGTCAGTGGTCTCCCCTCAATGGAGCAAGGATATCATGGAGGGCTATTATGCTGACCCCGCTTCTAAAGCGTTGATTTCCAAGCTAGTAATTAATGCTGAATCTGTCCCTGATTTTTCCTTTCAAGATGGGTTGCTTCGATTTAAAGGAAAAATTTGGCTGGGTCATAATTTTGTTGTGCAGCAACAAGTGATGTAGGCCTTACATAGTTCTGCAGTTGGGGGTCACTCCGGCTTTCCAGTTACTTATCACCGTGTTAAGCAGATGTTTGCCTGGCCTGGCATGAGGAAAGCCATACATACATTTGTGACAACTTGTCAAGTCTGTCAGCAGGCCAAGGTTGAACGGGTTAAATATCCTGGTTTGCTCCAACCACTTCCTATTCCTTCAGGTGCTTGGCAGACTATAAGTTTGGATTTTGTGGAAGGTTTACCACTCTCTGGTGGCAAGACCTGTGTTTTGGTAGTCGTCGATACTTTTTCGAAGTTCAGTCATTTTATTCCCATGAGACATCCTTTTACTGCTGCCATAGTCGCCAAATTGTTTATGCAACATGTGTACAAGCTCCATGGAATGCCTTCTGCTATAGTGTCTGACAGGGACAGGATTTTTACTAGTCATTTTTGGAAGGCCTTGTTTGCTCTTGCTGGAGTTACATTGTGCATGAGTTCCTCTTATCACCCTCAGTCAGATGGTCAGACTGAGCGGGTTAACCAATGCATGGAGACATTTCTCCGATGTTTTGTTAATGCCTGTCCTACTAAGTGGGTGGAGTGGATTTACTTAGCTGAATTTTGGTATAACTCAAGTTGGCATTCAACTTTGGGATTTTCTCCTTTTGAGGTGTTGTATGGTTATGTCCCGAAGCATTTTGGCATTGACTTGCTGTCAGCTTGTCCTGTTGCATCCTTGGAGGAATGGCTTCAAGATAAAACTGTTATGACTGAATTAGTGCAGCAGCATTTATCTCGCGCCAAGCATCGCATGAAGCAGCAAGCTGATAAGCATCGCTCAGAGCGCTGTTTTGAAGTGGGCACTATGGTGTATTTGAAGTTACAACCATATGTGCAATCATCCTTGGCCCCTCGTGCTAATCAGAAGCTGGCATTCCGTTATTTTGGTCCTTTCAAAATATTATCCAAGGTGGGTTCTGTTGCTTACAAATTGGACTTACCGGCCTCTTCGGCAGTGCACCCTGTTTTTCATGTTTCGCAGCTGAAGAAGGCTTTAGCTTCGTCTGAAGAGGTTGCCCAGCTACCTGTGAACCTTGAAGGCCTTCAAATTCCAGAGAAGATTCTTCGCCGTCGCATGTCAGCCGAGGGTGTGCCGCAGGTGCTTGTCAAATGGTCGGCCATGCCTCGTTCTCTAGCAACCTGGGAGGACTTGACACCGTTGAAGCAGCGTTTTCCACAAGCTCCTGCTTGGGGACAAGCAGGTTTTCTTCAAGGGGGGGATGTTAGTGCAACAGCTGACGGGCAACAGTCAGCAGCGACATCGTCTGGAGCAGCTGCAGCGCAGGCAAAGGAAGCTGGGCCGCGCCGAGGCAACCGGCTCAGGAAGGCTAACGTTCTGATGTATGGCCCAGAATGGGTGTAAcctgtgtgtgcgtgcgtgagTCCGCTAGTCATAAAAGGAGGCGCGTGAGAAGGAATAGGCATCGAAAAGAACATCTGTAACAACTATCCTCTGTTCTAAGAACTATCCGTCCGATCCCATCTAAGTTCTTGCTTCCAATCCTAAATTCTCTGCTATATTCCTGCCCTTGCTTCTGTGTTGCTAACAAGAAGTCTCTTGTTGTTGCAAGAGCGAGCGTGAGGAGAACTAGAAGAAAGAGGGTGGTGACAGGGAGCTGCCATTGCCATTGTTGATGCAAGAAGAAGTCTGCTAGGGCAGTCAAAGACATGGCGGCCACTGTTGATCTCTTAGGTTGAAGGGGCTGCAGGTTTCCTCCTCTCCAAACTAGAGTTAACTATGTGGTACATGTGCTCGGCTTAGTTATGGGAGTGTAATATAAATAGGGCGAACCAAACCTTGCTGCAAGCTTTGGCGTTTTCTTGCTACAAATGAAATGACCTCCATCCTCCGTCGGTCCTTGTGTTAGCTGAAGTagggtggtgtttggttggcacaaatgtaacgtaatctgattactgaaggtaacaaatttcattacatatgtttggttacGGCGGTTTGTAATCAATTTACACTGTAATctaatcccttacctaaataatatatatacaagcttgttatacccctcctcccccactgtaatcagatacaacacccataccgtaatctgattacgttaccagagtgcaaccaaacaaagagggtaatCATCCATTCCACCActaaatacactgtaatctgattccctttgcgtttacgttaccttagcgcgaaccaaacactatctagaTACCATGCATGAGCTCATAGCTACAACTTGGAATATCAATCCAGCTACACATACTTGATATAGATCGATATGATGACTAGCATCGTGCTGGAAGATCTAATACAAGCACTAATTATGATACCTGTCAAAACAAAACCAGGCAACCAAAAAGTTCTCAAGTCAAACAAAGAAACTGAAGTCCATATAAATATATGATCTAATGTAATCCGTTTATTAGCATTGGGATGCTCTAATCAGCTCTTTGACGTCACAGTTAACTCAAATGAATTCCCACTCAACTGCTCCTAAGTATTacgaatatatatatatatatatatatacatatatatatatatatatatatatatatatgacgaACACTGACTTAGCTACCTTGACATCGCGATAGATCTAGCGCTCCCAATGCCAACTGCTCCCTGTATACTTTGAGCCAATCACATTGCATACCAAGCGAGTTGATTAAGTTCCTTGCGGTGGAATGTGCTCAGCTGGCCTGTTCA encodes the following:
- the LOC101753396 gene encoding 4-hydroxyphenylacetaldehyde oxime monooxygenase, which translates into the protein MAPRRGRLHLPPGPMRLPVLGNRHQIMGALPHRSLGELARRHGPVMLLRLGSAPTVVVSSAEAAREVLKTHDAAFCSRPDTPGARRLTYGYKDVAFTPYSDCWREMRKLIVVELLNARRVQATWPAREAEVDKLIGRLTSGGRRPLYLEDHIFTLMDGIVGTVALGSIYGSEQFAHKKHFHDLFDEAMAVKSSFSAEDYFPNVLGRLVDHLTGLVSRREKVFWELDAFFDKIIDSHLHPSRPTPDNGPSFIDVLIGLTKEHEGTFSWFTRDHIKGMLSDAFIGGVDTSSVTVVWAMAELIRNPEVLKKAQDEIRAAVGNKERVEPNDLPKLKYLKMVVKETLRLHPAVPLLVPRETMRHIKICGYDVPAKTRIFVNVWAIGRDPAIWSNPKEFDPERFAGNGVTFNGAHFELLPFGAGRRMCPGLAMGMTTVEFTLANLLHCFEWELPDGMTAKDVSMAEAGGLTVNKKVPLVLVPTRFKWQRS